The genomic DNA AAGCATAACCATGGCCCTCCTGTTAAGAGTGGGGGCTTACTGGGTACAGGTGTTACACTGAGTCCGGGCTTAAACCTGATTCACAGTGGCCCATTGCACATGCAGACCCACCCAGTGGTGATTTCCTCAGTCTCCTAGTGTATAATTGGAATTCATATACTTAGAAGTTGGACCATTTACTACCtctctcctcacctgtaaagtttGTTAGCTGATAATTTATGTAACAGTATTTAGTGGTTACAGAGTAAAGAACTATGGAGATAACTTAtttttatccaaaaaaatcaCATACAGATATTACAATCACAGGATACCCATTTTTAAGATGCAAAACATATACTCAAAACCATACACTCAGACAACCACATGGAAAAGGAATAGGGAATACCTAGACATATGTGAAAATGGGGTCATTTTAAGAAGAGAATGGTGTCATATATTAAAGACAAAGCTGAATGGGAAAATGGATTGGAAGACAGAATCAAGTATGCACAAGATCATTTTATTGGTAGTTTCTGCAGacgacatttaaaaaattaaaaaatcaataatccTACCACTCCAGTGATAATCTGGATAATCTGCTTAATAATTTGGTGTATTTCCTTCCGAGCTTTTTGTTCTGTGTCtacctatacacacacacctaaagcagatacaaatataaaacaaatatatttgtatacacatatatgtgcaaaTAATTTTACTCAGCATAAAACTGCTATTTTTCTGCCATCCAGAATCACTGATATAATGGTGCATTATCCATCcttgatgtatttttttataatGTAAATTATGTGGTACATTATGTTTTTTCACTTAGCCAATTACCATGAACATTTCCCCAAATCCTCAAacatgagaaaatttttaattagtgcATACTATTCTATCTTATTGATATGTCAGTTTTTAATCAATTGACTATTAgatattcaatttattttttttctattttaaataatattatgttCAGGGAGATAAGCTGAACATTATTGACTAATAAAATGAGGCATAAATGTAACCATAAAATGATTACCCTTAAATATTAAGTTGTAAGCACTGTTCCTAAGTGAGGTGTGCCAAAGCTTAATATATGCCTTTTCTGTAAGGGGTTTGCATTTCTGCACTGAAAGTGCTGATGAATATGTGTAAGACCTCCTGTTTGAGCTCCTTTGTTTCAGGGATCATAATGACTCATCCTCTGTCACACCACTTAAGGAagcaatttttctattttgtttaagaaGTAAACTGGGAGTTTGCCCTAGCTAGAattaataatttttgctttatatttttctttcaaaaatgtcatCCACTACTCCACAGTGAACATATCTTGATGACTGCTTGTTTGCAACCTCTGCACCTTTCACACAAAATGTGTGGTATAGACTATGGAACATATTTCTCTCATAATTTCTAACATAGTTTTCTAAACTCAttaaattctttgtttttcctcagCATAAATACTCTGATAGGCAAGGACATTTAAATTCTTTCTAAAGTCTTTTCCACATCAATATATTCACAGTTTTGCCACTTATGAATTCTCTGGTATACAGTTCTCTACTTGTGTAAGAATTCTGGGTGAAAAATTGATCACATTTATTATATGCTTCTGGAATTATACTTTTGTGCCTTTTATTAAGTTAAATGAACATTAAGTAATATATGAAGAGTTTTTGACATTTTTTGATATATATAAGGTTACTCCCCAGGATGAattgatatataatataatgaGGTGTAACTAGTGAAATTATCTCACACTAAAGTATATTAATAGGTTTTCTCTCCTGTATGACTTTTCTGATGTTTAATGAGAGTTGACTTCCCACTGAAGGCTTTGCCACATTCTCtgcattcataaggtttctctcctgtatgagtTCTGTGATGTACAATGAGAGTTGATTTCACACTGAAGGCTTTGCCACATTCACTACATTCATAGGATTTTTCTcctgtatgaattctctgatgtttaATGAGAGTTGACTTCCTACTGAATGCTTTCCTACAGTCACTGCATTCATAGGGTCTCTCTcctgtatgaattctctgatgtttaGTCAGTGGTGACTTTtcactgaaggctttcccacattcattgcaTTTATAGGGTTTTTCTCCTGTATGAGTTCTGTGATGTACAATAAGGGTTGACTTCTCACCAAATGCTTTCCCACATCTTCtgcattcataaggtttctctcctgtatgagtTCTATGATGGACAGAGAGGTGTGATTTTCCACTGAAAGTCTTCCCACACATGctgcattcatagggtttctctcctgtatgaaCTCTCTGATGAACAGAAAGGTGTGACTTTCCCCTGAATCCTTTTCCGCATTTACTGCACTCATAAGGTTTCTCTTTTGTATGAGTTCCCTGATGTTTAATGGGGGTGGGCGTCTCATCAAAGGctttcccatgtttattgcacTCAGGTTTCTCACCTGTATGAGTCCTTTGATGTGTAAGGCTGGATTTACCACATTTGATAGCTTCATAAAATGCTTGTCTAATGTGtgttttttcatgtctaattagGTGATACGAactcttaaaaacttttgcacattCACCACATACAAatggtttctctcctgtatgagtTCGCTGATGTTTAATCAGAGTTGACTTCTGGATAAAtgttttcccacattcactgcattcatATGGCTTCTCCCCTGTATGAGTCCTCTGGTGTGCAATGAGGGTTCACTTCTGGCTGAAGGTTTTTGCACATTCACAgcattcataaggtttctctccagtgtgaattctctgatgtacaACAAGGTTTGCTTTCTGGATAAACACTTTTCCACATTCAGAACATTTATAGAATTTCTCCCCAGTTTGAATTCTTGGACTTTTATTAAGGGCTTGCTTATGGTGGAGGGCTTTTCCATGTTCATTAGGCTCAAAGAATTTCTCTCCAGGTTGAGCTTTATCATCAAGATTAGAATGGAAGCATAATTTCCAATATGCCTTACATTCATCATATTTCTTTCTTACATAGCTTCTACTTTgactaagaaaatttaaattatgttttgaaCACTTTCCCCATGAATCATATTTAGGGAGTCTTTGTCTTACAGAAACAAAGTTTGTGCTTGGataaatgatttttctgtatgTTATGAATTCTTGGCCACTTCCATCCTTCAGTGTTTCCTTATCAATGCATGCAGCTTGCCAGAGAGGTTTGTCTTGGCTTTCCTTGTGATTATTTATCAGGTTACCAACTTGCCAGAATTCTAGGGAAAAAATGCAGTGAATCATCAAACTTGTAAATATTTCTACTATAATGTTATGGCataaaattaattcataaatGCCCTGCTGTGAACTCCTATTAATGGACCTGAGCTGATGTGGATGAACCCTCCCTATGCTCCACCACCGCCACCTCCCTCAActgtaaatacaaagaaatgctGGCCCATatttaacagaaaataatttaataccCAGTCAAGCTcaaaaccaagaaaagaaagtttttagGTGTCAAAACTGAAGTGAGAGTTTAAAGTGATGGGGTGAACAGAAACTGAAGGTTGAAGATTTGCAGGGGAATCCAGACCACAGGGCACAAATGTTCAGGAAACTAGAATATAATTTGCACTTAAAGTAGGAGCCACAAAGAGCATCCATGCGTGTTAAACAGGAACTAGAAAGACTCCCCACTGGTCAAGGAAATTGGAAAGAAGGATATTATATATAAGAAATCAAAAGCctgatatgatactatatatagaaatcCCTAAacactccacacaaaaactactagaactgataaattcagcacagtagcaggatacaagattaacatccagaaatcagttacatttctttacactaacagtgaaatatcagaaagggaaagtaaataaacaaccccttttacaatcacatcaaaaaaatgaaatacttaggaataaacttgaccaaagaggtgaaagacttatatgctgagaactataaaacattgataaaggaaagtAAAGaggatttgaagaaaaaatatcccattgtcttggattggaagaattgttaaaatggccatactacccaaagcaacctatagatttaatgtgatccctatcaaattacccatgacatttttcacagaactagaacaaataatcctaaaatttatatggaaccataaaagacccagaattgccaaagcaaccctgaggaaaaagaacaaagcaggcggcaaaaccctcccagacttcagacaatactacaaagccacagtaatcaaaacagcatgatactggcacacaaacagacatatgaatcaatggaacagaatagagagcccagaaataaacccacacacctacagtcaattaattttcgacaaagcaggcaagaatatacaatggagaaaagacagtctcttcagcaaggtgttttgggaaagttggacagctgcatgtaaatcaatgacgttagaacacaccctcacaccacacaaaaaaataaactcaaaatggcttaaagacttaaatataagacatgacaccataaaactcctagaagagaacattctctgacataaatcctaccaatgttttcttaggtcagtctaccaaggcaatagaaataaaagcagaaataaacaaatgggacctaatcaaacttataagcttttgcacagcaaaggaaaccataaacaaaatgaaaaaaacaacctacaaaatgggagaaaatatttgcaaatgatgtgaccgacaagggcttaatttccaaaatatacaaagagctcatacaactcaataacaaaaaaaaccagcctaataaaaaaaatgggcagaagacctaaatagacatttctccaaagaagacatacagatggccaataggcacatgaaaagatgctcaacatcgctaattattagagaaatgcaaatcaaaagtacaatgaggtaccacctcgcaccggtcagaatggccatcatttaaaagtctacaaataacaaaagctgcatgaggatgtggaaaaaagggaacccttctatactgttggtgggaatgtaacttggtgcagccactatggagaacagtacggaggttcccctaaaaactaaaaatagagttgctatatgatccagcaatcccactcctgggcatatatctggacaaaactataatttgaaaagatacatgcacccctatgttcatagcagcactattaatAATAgccagatatggaagcaacctaaatgtccattgacagatgaatggataaagaagatgtggcatacacacacacacacagacacacacagacacacacaatgaaatattactcagccataaaaagaatgaaataatgccatttgaagcaacatggatggacctagagattatcatactaagtgaagtcagaaagagaaagacaaataccatatgatatcacttatatgtggaatctaaaatatgacacaaatgaacatatctatgaaacaaacagactcacagacatagagaacagacttgtggtctGTTCCAGGGTCTCTGTGCCAAGGTGGAGGGGGcacaggggagggatggattgggagtttgggactagcagatgcaaactattatgtatagaatggataaacaacaaggtcctactgtatagcacagggaactattttcaatatcctgccataaaccataatggaaaagaatatatatatatataactgagttactctgctgtacagcagaaattaaacacaacactgtaaatcacctatactttaataaaattaaaaaaaatcaaaagcctaGTTCTGTAACTCAATCCAAATGATTATAAGTGTAGTACAGAGCCCATAAGCTgaaatattaaactaaaaattGGTCCTGTATTAGTAGGTTCCTAGTAGTGGCAAGCTttccaaaaaatatattcttatgtTTTTATAGCTTAGGGATCACAAGATATCTATGGAATACCAATTTTCACTGAAGAGTTCACAGTAAAAAATTAACAACTTCACAAGGAAATGACCCATCATGAAAGAGAATCAGCAGATACATTTAAAGATACTCCCATTCCTAGAACTGTAGCTAGTAGAACCATGTgaacttcaaaataaatatatttcaactaTTCAAAGAAATAAGGTAAGAACTAGACTATGGGGGGAAAAACTAGGAAAATTATATAcaggcattatttttaaaactctaaataaAGAGGTTGAACAGTAGATAGAAGTTGAACTTCTATCTACTACTTCTATCTAGTCACAGATAAAGACAGATTTAACAAATTAGATGACAGATCTTGAGAAATCACCCAGAATGTAGCATGAAGAGTTAACAATGGAAATATGgtaagagaaatagagaaatgatAAGTTCCAAAATAGGTTTAATAGCAAATCCAAATGGAAGActagagaaaaagggagagggggcAATATGCCAAGAAACGGGTTAACAGAGCAACTCTGAGACTGCTATACTTAGAAAGGGCAGCTTGCAAGGTTGGCCCTTGGCTGCCATCTGGGAATCTGGAGTTCAGGAATGTCCCCACCACTGCCTAACTGATAAGGCTGCTTGTACAAACAATGTGATTTAAGCAGaacatttcctttccttctgggggtctggaattttggtatgtGCTAGGCAGTCTGTGATGTGAGGACGCTGACTGAGTCtctaatgggcttccctgggcatacacatcacacacatgttgctgcactttcactgctgggagAAGTGTGCCCTGTGTGACCctaggtgggagggagagagcatAAGGAACCCTGTACATGTAGTCCTCCAGATTCTGCTAATGTCTTTTTCGCTTATGCTCTAGTTGTATATCCTTACTATATCACTGTAATAAATTTTAGCTGTAAATACAACTAGATGCCAAGTCCTGGGAGTCCCTCTCAAGAATCTCTGAATGTGGTAGTGGTCTTGGGGGACCCCCAATCTaggcaatatttgaagaaacaatgacTGGCAGTTTTCTGGTATGGAAGAAATGCATATATCCTACCCTTAAATGTCCAGAGTCCTGAGTGTGGTAAATAAAAGCAAATCTGCACCTAGACACAGTTCTGTGTAACCGTAAGACTTTAAGAAAGTACGTATTGAAAGCTACcatggagaaatttttaaaatcacctaTAAAGAAACAATTAGGTCAGCAATAGATTTCATCAGCTAAAAAAGAAGCcaaaagattaaatattttcaaagtcctCAGAGAAGATGTCACCTTAGAACTCTATCCCCAGATAAATTATTGCAATGAAAGATgacaaaataaagatgtttttggaCAAGAAAAGACAGAGAATTTGCCACACACAAAGCCTGCTAAGAATAATGCTTAGTATTGAATTATTCAGGAGGAAAAtgaccaaaggggaaaaaggcaGGGGGGAGGGTAAAGAAAATCCagcaaaggcaggaaaaaagaggTAAAGGAAAAGCAGGATATCtagaaaatgcaataaaataagaaatacaaataaagtagtagcacaataaataagtattaaCCCCATTAATTATAGGCCCACCATATtaaattgtacttttaaaaatcagctatATGTTTTCAAAAGACAATTAGAGCCAAAAGagagaaatgttgaaaataaaatcatagaaataTACCTGGTACTTAATAACCAAAGGAAAACTGGTAAGACAATGCTTATGTTATACAAAACAGAATGACCTGGATGCCAAAAGCAAGTAAGGACAGAATATGACAATATTATAAAGCAATTTCActtacatagatgcaaaactcttAAATATACAAGGCAAACTGATTCTATTTATGACAGAAAAAAGGTTATACATCTAGTAATGTTGAAAATGTATATACCCTACTATGTATTCCACATATAGTTATACCAGAGAGAAATTCTGCAAATATGTACATGTACAAGAATGGCAACAAGATATTAGAAACAACCAAATGCCCAGCAATAGAGGCTTGGATTGATGGACTGTGATACTCAGGTGCTGGAATGCTATGCAGGagtgaaaaatgaatgaactaaatcaaaaataaatgaacatatatGCATAGCTAAACTCAAAGGGTAACACTGAATACTGAAAGAAAGTTGTAGAAAGACCCCTATGGTTCTAGAGCGCTAATCtggtaaatttacaaaaaagaatgCTATATTGATTACAGATGCAAATTTATGtagtaaaagtttaaaaacatgggTTAGAAAGATAACGCACCAAATTCATGATATTGTTTGCCTGGGGCGGGAATGAAGGGAGCAGGATtcaggagaggaaaagggaggctTCACCTTTAATTGTAAACCTCTATTTCTtttacaaacaaaaaaccactgcCACCAAATGACAAAATCTTAGCATTTGCTAATTCTGGGAGGTAACTACAAGGGTATTTGTTATGACTATGATTTTCTATACTTTTCTGCAGTTTTAAGAGAAATGCCTTAAGGCAGGGCTTCTGGAACAGTGGAGTGAGGACCTTAGTAAATCCTCTTCCccataaaagcaatgaaaatactagcaaaattaTCAAAATCTGTCATTTCAGGActttggaaattaaccaaaggcacACAACAgattaaaaagcatttattcaaGAAGAACCAGTGAACCTCACTAAGAGCAGCCAAGTGTGTGGTTTTCCACTTGGTGCtactttccccccacccccacctccaccccaaacCCCTGGCTCCTCAGCTCTGTGGTCCGGAAGCAGTGAAAACTGGCATTGTCACAGCAACTGAAGGGAGTTCCACCAAAAGCCTCATTTCCAGAGTGCTGTCACTACTTGACCTAACTTGGAGCTCAGCTCCAAGAAAGAAGGGACAGTATATGGTAACTCCAATCGCCATGAAGAAATAAACAGCACCAGTAAAGGTAACGTGCAGCAAAGTGTTAACATGTCAGGCCTGGCTCCTGGCTGAAGTTTGGGAATGCAGATTGTGGAATGTTCCCTATGTTGATAAGATGATTTTTGCCT from Balaenoptera acutorostrata chromosome X, mBalAcu1.1, whole genome shotgun sequence includes the following:
- the ZNF674 gene encoding LOW QUALITY PROTEIN: zinc finger protein 674 (The sequence of the model RefSeq protein was modified relative to this genomic sequence to represent the inferred CDS: substituted 1 base at 1 genomic stop codon), whose amino-acid sequence is MAVGTDLDPPNSAFVDLHPLSGQSQMAVSQWAKEECAVAGNLDLQDVFVDFTLEEWQQLDATLKNLRRDVMLENYSHLVSVGFLMAQPGRIFRLGQGEEEARMAAGESPTRRCPEFWQVGNLINNHKESQDKPLWQAACIDKETLKDGSGQEFITYRKIIYPSTNFVSVRQRLPKYDSWGKCSKHNLNFLSQSRSYVRKKYDECKAYWKLCFHSNLDDKAQPGEKFFEPNEHGKALHHKQALNKSPRIQTGEKFYKCSECGKVFIQKANLVVHQRIHTGEKPYECCECAKTFSQKXTLIAHQRTHTGEKPYECSECGKTFIQKSTLIKHQRTHTGEKPFVCGECAKVFKSSYHLIRHEKTHIRQAFYEAIKCGKSSLTHQRTHTGEKPECNKHGKAFDETPTPIKHQGTHTKEKPYECSKCGKGFRGKSHLSVHQRVHTGEKPYECSMCGKTFSGKSHLSVHHRTHTGEKPYECRRCGKAFGEKSTLIVHHRTHTGEKPYKCNECGKAFSEKSPLTKHQRIHTGERPYECSDCRKAFSRKSTLIKHQRIHTGEKSYECSECGKAFSVKSTLIVHHRTHTGEKPYECRECGKAFSGKSTLIKHQKSHTGEKTY